Proteins from a single region of Noviherbaspirillum saxi:
- a CDS encoding IS110 family transposase — protein sequence MNATTVAVDLAKSVFQLAVANSSWHVIEQHRLTRSQFERWFVNRNVSLVIMESCGSAHHWARQFNALGITVKLLPAAYIRAYVKRNKTDAADACALLEAARCADIVPVKVKSIEQQALQGLHRTRSLWMGTRTSRINALRGFCREFGISVTAGSRNGLEQISRVLADPNSAVPVLIRGTMKLLVEEIHLLEARIAQLERELTELARHSPACTTLLSIPGVGLLTATAMVAATSGNVEHFRDARHFASWFGLTPKEYSSGSSRSLGHISKRGDRYLRMLLTHGARSILRAASVAQAAGKRIDHLRIWALTVQGRSNHNKATCALANKLARICYATLRDGEPYTGTVTRMSKKMERTAYAMPA from the coding sequence ATGAATGCTACTACTGTGGCCGTCGATCTGGCCAAATCCGTCTTTCAGCTCGCCGTGGCCAATTCCTCCTGGCATGTCATTGAACAGCACCGCCTGACCCGCAGCCAGTTCGAGCGCTGGTTCGTCAATCGTAATGTTTCCCTCGTCATCATGGAATCCTGCGGTTCGGCTCACCACTGGGCGCGCCAGTTCAATGCCCTGGGCATTACCGTCAAGTTGCTGCCTGCGGCCTACATCCGCGCCTACGTCAAGCGCAACAAGACTGATGCCGCTGATGCCTGTGCCTTGCTCGAGGCCGCCCGCTGCGCCGACATCGTACCCGTCAAGGTCAAGTCGATTGAGCAGCAGGCGCTGCAAGGGTTGCATCGCACCCGCTCCCTGTGGATGGGCACCCGCACCTCGCGTATCAATGCACTGCGCGGTTTCTGTCGGGAATTCGGTATTTCCGTTACGGCTGGCAGCCGCAACGGCCTGGAACAAATCAGCCGTGTCCTGGCCGATCCGAATTCCGCTGTTCCTGTATTGATCCGCGGCACCATGAAACTGCTGGTCGAAGAAATCCACCTGCTCGAAGCGCGCATCGCGCAACTGGAACGCGAACTGACTGAGCTGGCCAGGCACAGCCCTGCCTGCACCACTCTGCTGTCGATCCCCGGCGTCGGTCTGCTCACTGCCACCGCCATGGTTGCCGCCACCAGTGGCAACGTCGAACACTTCCGAGATGCCCGCCACTTCGCCAGCTGGTTCGGCCTCACACCCAAGGAATACTCCTCCGGCAGCAGCCGCTCTCTCGGCCACATCTCCAAGCGCGGCGACCGCTACCTGCGCATGTTGCTCACCCACGGTGCCCGGTCGATACTGCGTGCCGCCAGTGTTGCACAGGCCGCCGGCAAGCGCATCGATCACTTGCGAATTTGGGCGCTCACTGTTCAGGGAAGGTCGAACCACAACAAGGCCACCTGTGCGCTGGCCAACAAACTCGCTCGCATTTGCTACGCGACGCTGCGCGACGGGGAACCCTATACCGGAACGGTGACGCGCATGAGCAAGAAAATGGAACGCACTGCTTACGCGATGCCAGCCTGA
- a CDS encoding tyrosine-type recombinase/integrase has protein sequence MDSHSVQPHRQVPWNKGRLTGQKAPLKQKEIWAIRVRLQLAYRIRDLALFNLAIDSKLRACDLVRLQVADVTQGGAVLRRTIIMQQKTGRPVQFEITEQTRQAIADWTTQAQLKPNGYLFPSRIRRSPHLSTRQYARIVDSWVASIGLDTAAYGTHTMRRTKATLIYRRTKNLRAVQLLLGHTKLESTVRHLGIDVDDALEIAEQTEV, from the coding sequence ATGGACTCGCATTCCGTTCAGCCACACCGCCAGGTACCGTGGAACAAAGGGCGCCTTACCGGTCAGAAAGCCCCGTTGAAGCAAAAGGAAATCTGGGCCATTCGTGTCCGTCTCCAACTTGCGTACCGGATCCGAGACCTGGCTTTGTTCAATCTCGCCATTGATAGCAAGCTACGGGCTTGTGATCTGGTTCGCTTGCAAGTGGCAGATGTGACGCAAGGAGGTGCAGTGTTACGACGCACCATCATAATGCAGCAGAAAACAGGTCGTCCCGTACAGTTCGAAATCACAGAGCAAACCCGGCAGGCAATTGCAGACTGGACCACCCAGGCACAGCTCAAACCCAACGGGTACTTGTTCCCCAGCCGCATACGACGCTCGCCACATTTGTCGACGCGCCAGTACGCCCGCATTGTGGACTCTTGGGTTGCATCGATTGGTCTCGATACTGCAGCCTATGGCACCCATACCATGCGGCGAACCAAGGCGACACTGATTTACCGAAGGACCAAGAATCTGCGCGCGGTACAGCTTCTGCTTGGCCATACCAAGCTGGAGAGCACAGTGCGACACCTCGGCATTGACGTCGACGATGCATTGGAAATCGCAGAGCAGACGGAGGTGTAG
- a CDS encoding SMEK domain-containing protein, whose protein sequence is MFATAEAFQDIVVRLSVLRYVVTSNTKRGKHDIATDAEDFFAGFFNRLFPWTLVNLNKTERKNFPAIDLGDTKHRVAIQVTAENSVDKIKATLDVFYDHGLRGSYDRLIILILSRKLQYTTNFEVLKRDLRYLDIWDIDDVLALVETHLIQDELHDRDHNLIEVLEEFTRRELPSIVRTLASDPSGKYPGLLANLEVVIGHPPTSAHRFLDSLHLSGADERAAGLEAIIQLYVQLKDRSYIGSRMILAHAIQYSIDASEFKWRFSNYHGPYISEDTLIFAPHLVALHMTYQRREQFWKQVDGLQFLGWATQLEDTNFLSICSYSRGLELNLFYYLKKFLGNDIQKLRSVLVDLDFRHLD, encoded by the coding sequence ATGTTTGCAACAGCCGAGGCGTTCCAAGATATCGTCGTGCGGCTCTCCGTGCTGCGTTATGTCGTAACATCCAATACGAAGCGTGGCAAGCATGATATCGCCACGGATGCCGAAGATTTCTTTGCCGGTTTTTTCAACCGACTGTTCCCCTGGACGCTGGTCAACCTGAATAAGACCGAGCGCAAGAATTTCCCGGCCATCGATCTCGGCGACACGAAGCATAGAGTCGCCATTCAGGTCACGGCGGAAAACAGCGTCGATAAGATCAAAGCCACGCTCGACGTGTTCTACGACCACGGCCTGCGTGGTTCGTACGACCGGCTGATCATCCTGATCCTGTCGCGCAAATTGCAATACACGACGAATTTCGAGGTCCTTAAGCGAGACTTGCGCTATCTCGATATATGGGATATCGACGACGTGCTCGCTCTGGTCGAAACTCACCTCATCCAGGATGAATTGCACGACCGTGACCACAACTTGATCGAGGTGCTTGAAGAATTTACCCGACGTGAACTGCCGTCGATCGTGCGCACGCTGGCCTCCGACCCGAGCGGGAAATACCCGGGACTGCTGGCGAATCTCGAGGTCGTGATCGGTCACCCGCCAACATCGGCGCATCGATTCCTCGACTCGCTACACCTGTCAGGCGCAGATGAGCGGGCTGCGGGTCTCGAGGCGATCATACAGCTGTACGTGCAGCTCAAGGACCGCAGCTATATCGGCAGTCGCATGATCCTTGCTCACGCCATTCAGTATTCGATCGACGCCAGCGAATTCAAATGGCGGTTTTCAAACTATCACGGCCCGTATATTTCCGAGGATACACTGATATTCGCCCCGCATCTGGTGGCTCTGCACATGACCTACCAGAGGCGAGAGCAATTCTGGAAGCAGGTCGATGGCTTGCAATTTCTTGGCTGGGCGACCCAGCTCGAGGACACTAACTTTCTGAGCATCTGCTCCTATTCGCGAGGGCTAGAGCTGAACCTTTTCTACTATTTGAAAAAATTTCTCGGCAACGATATACAAAAACTGCGCTCGGTTCTGGTCGACCTCGACTTCCGTCACCTCGATTGA
- a CDS encoding ABC transporter ATP-binding protein: protein MIEIEFRNVGKSFIDRQTSEPRAAVSNLNISIRSGEVVSIIGPSGCGKSTLLNMGAGLYLPTTGEVYIGGERVTKPVRKVAFMLQKDLLMPWRTIRANVSLGLEIDGVAASERKRVADALLAKCHLKGFEEHFPYQLSGGMRQRAALARTLAVDPQVLLLDEPFSALDAQTKMVLQQDLAKMVYEKRKTALFITHDLVEAIALSDRLLVMSERPGTIIEEIEVNLPFRDNPLERRKLPEIGPLQGRLMELLKVGKEEAAALH, encoded by the coding sequence ATGATCGAAATCGAATTCCGCAATGTCGGCAAAAGCTTTATCGACCGACAAACATCCGAGCCGCGCGCTGCGGTGAGCAACCTGAACATCTCCATCCGCAGCGGGGAGGTGGTTTCGATCATCGGGCCGTCCGGCTGCGGCAAAAGTACGCTGCTCAACATGGGCGCTGGCCTGTATCTGCCGACGACGGGCGAGGTCTATATCGGCGGCGAACGCGTGACCAAGCCGGTGCGCAAGGTTGCCTTCATGTTGCAGAAGGATTTGTTGATGCCGTGGCGTACCATCCGCGCCAACGTTTCGCTAGGCCTCGAAATCGACGGCGTCGCTGCGTCCGAACGCAAGCGTGTTGCCGATGCATTGCTGGCGAAATGCCATCTCAAAGGTTTTGAAGAACACTTTCCTTATCAGCTATCGGGCGGCATGCGCCAGCGCGCGGCGCTGGCCCGCACCTTGGCCGTCGATCCGCAGGTGCTGCTGCTGGACGAGCCATTCTCTGCACTGGATGCGCAGACAAAAATGGTGCTGCAGCAGGACCTTGCCAAAATGGTTTACGAAAAGCGCAAGACCGCTCTCTTCATTACCCACGATCTGGTCGAGGCAATCGCCTTGTCCGACCGCCTGCTTGTCATGAGCGAGCGACCGGGAACCATTATTGAAGAAATCGAAGTCAATCTCCCGTTCCGTGATAACCCGCTCGAACGTCGCAAACTGCCTGAAATCGGTCCGCTGCAAGGCCGTTTGATGGAGCTGCTCAAAGTCGGCAAGGAAGAAGCCGCAGCACTGCACTAA
- a CDS encoding ABC transporter substrate-binding protein: MNKLLASLCCKVVFAAAAIVPIYAQAAIEEVTYLLPAPPNSPAFAPWMIAQQKGYYTDENLKINFVTAKGGVDVAKQIGAGNAVIGGAIGDTPIIVRANGVPVKAIAVLGAGSLTMVGVHQNEGIKSLQDLKGKTITVMSYTDTTYYALLGNLKTIGLTKNDASIQAAGPSGVWQIFAGGKAAALAGVPDWIVSASDAGAKVDLIETTGFKSMAQAILASDETIQKNPELLKRLVRATLRGMEDIMKDPKAATAAYIEAVPSFKGKEASVEQIFNLYRKHVYANQQPLGQIDAARMENVQKFYVSEGIVSKATPVKDLFTNQFVGTAR, translated from the coding sequence ATGAATAAACTTCTCGCATCTCTTTGCTGCAAGGTGGTATTCGCGGCCGCAGCAATTGTCCCGATCTACGCGCAAGCCGCAATCGAGGAAGTGACTTACCTGTTGCCGGCACCCCCGAACTCGCCCGCCTTCGCACCATGGATGATCGCGCAGCAGAAGGGCTATTACACCGATGAAAATCTGAAGATCAATTTCGTGACCGCCAAGGGCGGCGTTGACGTTGCCAAGCAGATCGGTGCCGGCAATGCCGTCATCGGCGGCGCGATCGGCGACACGCCGATCATCGTGCGAGCCAACGGCGTACCGGTAAAGGCCATTGCAGTCCTCGGTGCCGGATCGCTGACCATGGTCGGCGTGCACCAGAACGAAGGCATCAAATCGCTGCAAGACCTGAAGGGCAAGACCATCACGGTGATGTCGTATACCGACACCACTTACTATGCGTTGCTGGGCAACCTGAAGACCATTGGCCTGACCAAGAACGATGCGTCGATCCAGGCCGCCGGTCCTTCCGGCGTCTGGCAGATCTTTGCCGGCGGCAAGGCGGCGGCGCTGGCCGGCGTACCCGACTGGATCGTCAGCGCCAGCGATGCCGGCGCCAAAGTCGATCTGATCGAAACCACCGGCTTCAAGAGCATGGCACAGGCCATCCTCGCTTCCGATGAAACGATCCAGAAAAACCCGGAACTGCTGAAGCGCCTGGTACGCGCAACGCTGCGCGGGATGGAAGACATCATGAAAGACCCGAAGGCAGCAACAGCCGCCTACATCGAGGCGGTGCCCTCCTTCAAAGGCAAGGAAGCAAGCGTCGAGCAGATCTTCAATCTGTATCGCAAGCACGTCTATGCAAATCAGCAACCGCTCGGCCAGATCGATGCGGCGCGCATGGAAAACGTGCAAAAGTTTTATGTCAGTGAAGGCATCGTCTCCAAGGCGACGCCGGTCAAGGATTTGTTCACCAATCAATTTGTCGGAACAGCTCGATAA
- a CDS encoding ABC transporter permease, with product MDTATTAPKLAMPQPPKHRRVLSEKTRTVAGSLMVLVVFLAAWQWGPGLLGMPEFILPNFTRVLQESVVMWNNSNLLGHFGITALEVVIGFALGSLLGLAVGVALGLSPRAEAMLSPYILALQIAPKVAFAPLFVMWLGYTIYPKILVAVLIVFFPVMINVLSAVRTVDPDMVNLVRTLNATRWQIFHLVEFRSAMPALFSGLRIASTLAVIGVTVGELVGGNKGLGYLLVDGEGQGNTAAVFVAICALTLIGIVTYGAVVWAERRVLHYLPKVNTSTV from the coding sequence ATGGACACCGCAACTACGGCACCTAAGCTTGCCATGCCTCAGCCACCGAAACACCGTCGTGTGCTCAGCGAAAAAACCCGTACTGTCGCCGGCAGCCTGATGGTGCTGGTCGTATTCCTGGCAGCGTGGCAATGGGGTCCTGGCCTGCTCGGCATGCCGGAATTCATTCTGCCCAACTTCACCCGGGTTCTGCAGGAATCGGTGGTGATGTGGAACAACAGCAATTTGCTTGGCCATTTTGGCATCACCGCATTGGAAGTCGTGATCGGTTTTGCTCTCGGCTCCTTGCTCGGCCTTGCCGTTGGCGTCGCGCTCGGTCTGTCGCCGCGCGCGGAAGCGATGCTGTCGCCCTACATCCTGGCTTTGCAGATTGCGCCGAAAGTCGCATTTGCGCCGCTGTTCGTGATGTGGCTGGGTTACACCATCTATCCAAAGATCCTGGTCGCGGTCTTGATCGTCTTCTTCCCGGTGATGATCAATGTGCTGTCGGCAGTGCGCACCGTCGATCCGGACATGGTCAACCTCGTGCGTACGCTGAATGCAACCCGCTGGCAGATTTTCCATCTGGTCGAGTTCCGTTCGGCGATGCCGGCTTTGTTTTCCGGGCTGCGCATTGCGTCGACCCTGGCGGTCATCGGCGTGACCGTTGGCGAACTCGTCGGCGGCAACAAAGGGCTCGGTTATCTGCTGGTCGACGGCGAGGGGCAGGGCAATACGGCAGCGGTATTTGTCGCTATCTGCGCACTGACCCTGATCGGTATCGTGACCTATGGCGCAGTGGTCTGGGCCGAGCGCCGCGTGCTGCACTATCTGCCCAAAGTCAATACGAGCACGGTGTAA
- a CDS encoding SDR family oxidoreductase has product MTMSSTNQLLAGRRVLVTGAARGLGLSFATAIAEAGASVAMADILEDSLNESVAVLKRRGFDVHGCKLDLADPISIDACVKNVVERLGGLDGLVNNAAVTNSGGRSSEQLDIAMWDKVMTVNVRGTWLMTNACLPALRESGRGSIVNLSSDTPLWGAPNLLAYVASKGAIIGMTRSLAREVGNDNITVNAVAPGLTLVEATEYVPEHRHRTYHDGRALQRNQLPDDVSGAVVFALSDLSRFITGQLLAVNGGFVMN; this is encoded by the coding sequence ATGACAATGTCTTCTACTAATCAGCTTCTGGCGGGACGGCGGGTGCTGGTCACCGGTGCGGCTCGCGGCTTGGGACTGAGCTTTGCGACAGCCATCGCCGAAGCCGGCGCATCGGTGGCGATGGCCGATATTCTTGAGGATAGCTTGAATGAGAGCGTAGCTGTTTTGAAGAGGCGCGGTTTCGACGTGCACGGCTGCAAGCTCGACCTGGCGGATCCGATATCGATCGATGCCTGTGTGAAGAATGTAGTTGAACGCCTCGGTGGCCTGGATGGACTGGTCAACAATGCTGCGGTGACCAACTCTGGCGGCCGCAGCTCGGAGCAACTCGACATTGCCATGTGGGACAAGGTCATGACAGTCAATGTGCGCGGTACCTGGCTGATGACCAATGCCTGCCTCCCGGCCTTGCGCGAGTCCGGTCGCGGCAGCATTGTCAATCTGTCTTCCGACACACCGCTGTGGGGAGCGCCGAATCTGCTGGCCTATGTGGCGAGCAAGGGCGCAATCATCGGCATGACACGTTCGCTGGCGCGCGAGGTCGGGAACGACAACATTACCGTGAATGCGGTGGCACCCGGATTGACGCTGGTGGAAGCGACCGAATATGTGCCCGAACACCGTCATCGTACCTATCACGATGGACGGGCGCTGCAGCGCAATCAATTACCCGACGACGTATCGGGCGCCGTGGTGTTCGCACTGTCCGATCTTTCCCGCTTTATCACGGGGCAACTTCTTGCCGTCAATGGCGGCTTTGTGATGAATTAA